A DNA window from Deltaproteobacteria bacterium contains the following coding sequences:
- a CDS encoding replication-associated recombination protein A translates to MDLFSAALANSNDRPLAEKLRPKTLDEMVGQPRLLSGSTQWRRQLEASLAGGRLPSFILFGPPGCGKTTLARIISGGPETVTENCPAVETGAKILKEVCDRARLRRISERKRTVVFVDEIHRLNRAQQDVLLASIESGDVSLLGATTENPSHTLNPALISRSQVLAFEPLLESDLETLTERGFRALSVDLGKWLSDDGKLMLFAIADGDGRKLLNSIEWLVQSEPSGAPDSPLSGSEVQERVGALTLKFDRAGDAHYDTISAFIKSIRGSDPDAAIYYLARLAKAQEDVAFIARRLMILASEDISNADPRALQMATACHDAVTRIGWPEAGIVFAQTVVYLACAPKSNSSYLAYNEAMALVEKTGSLPIPLQLRSSKTALSKSLGFGKGYRYSHDGERGFLQQKFLPESLGDVRFLELSNRGFEKTMQQYQDWIRGIRVTPAHVVERVGDEPSQN, encoded by the coding sequence ATGGATTTGTTTTCCGCAGCCCTCGCCAATTCTAACGATCGACCGCTGGCTGAAAAGCTACGTCCAAAGACTCTTGACGAAATGGTTGGGCAGCCGCGGTTACTTTCTGGTTCAACGCAGTGGCGACGACAACTAGAAGCAAGCCTTGCTGGAGGCAGACTGCCTAGCTTCATTTTATTCGGGCCTCCCGGCTGCGGAAAGACGACACTCGCAAGAATAATATCCGGCGGGCCCGAGACGGTAACAGAGAACTGCCCTGCGGTCGAAACCGGCGCAAAAATTTTAAAGGAAGTTTGCGACCGAGCCCGGCTAAGACGTATTTCAGAACGGAAGCGCACGGTGGTTTTCGTTGATGAAATCCATCGGCTCAATCGCGCACAGCAAGACGTTTTGCTTGCATCAATCGAATCCGGCGACGTCAGTCTCTTGGGTGCTACCACCGAAAATCCGTCGCACACTTTGAATCCAGCTCTAATCAGCAGGTCACAGGTGCTTGCGTTTGAACCTCTCCTGGAATCGGATCTAGAAACTTTGACGGAGCGAGGATTTAGAGCTCTCTCGGTTGACCTTGGAAAGTGGCTCAGCGACGACGGAAAACTGATGCTGTTTGCAATTGCTGATGGAGACGGTCGAAAACTTTTGAACTCTATAGAGTGGCTAGTTCAATCAGAGCCGTCGGGAGCGCCCGATTCGCCGCTCTCGGGATCAGAGGTTCAAGAGCGCGTCGGTGCATTGACTCTCAAGTTTGATCGTGCCGGAGATGCGCACTACGATACAATCTCTGCGTTTATCAAATCCATCAGGGGCTCCGATCCTGATGCTGCGATCTATTACTTGGCTCGTTTGGCAAAGGCGCAGGAAGATGTCGCGTTTATCGCGCGCCGACTTATGATTCTTGCATCCGAAGATATTAGCAATGCGGATCCTCGTGCACTCCAGATGGCGACCGCCTGTCATGACGCTGTCACTCGAATTGGTTGGCCAGAGGCCGGAATTGTTTTTGCTCAAACGGTTGTCTATCTTGCGTGTGCGCCAAAGTCGAACTCGTCCTATTTGGCCTACAATGAAGCAATGGCACTTGTGGAAAAAACAGGTTCGTTACCAATTCCACTGCAGCTTCGATCCTCAAAAACGGCTTTGTCCAAATCATTGGGTTTCGGCAAAGGTTACCGATACTCCCATGACGGCGAGCGCGGATTCCTTCAGCAGAAGTTTTTGCCCGAATCACTCGGCGACGTTCGCTTTCTCGAGCTTTCAAATCGAGGTTTTGAGAAGACGATGCAGCAGTATCAAGATTGGATTCGTGGAATACGGGTCACTCCAGCTCACGTCGTCGAAAGGGTCGGCGATGAGCCTTCGCAAAATTAG
- a CDS encoding cupin domain-containing protein → MTLAWETVYKQTTMLINRWTGQSLPSPQQLKMLLVNEGLNPELETLPAHSNIKDHRHPFDEIRIVLEGNLIIDVNGNQLLLRPGDRIDVPANTRHSKTVHGGTACISIIAKRTF, encoded by the coding sequence GTGACATTGGCGTGGGAGACGGTCTACAAACAAACAACTATGTTGATCAATCGATGGACCGGACAGTCGCTTCCCTCTCCGCAACAGCTGAAAATGCTACTTGTTAACGAAGGTCTCAATCCAGAGCTAGAAACTTTGCCGGCTCATTCCAACATCAAAGATCATCGCCATCCTTTTGATGAAATTCGGATCGTTTTAGAAGGCAATCTGATCATCGACGTGAACGGGAATCAGCTTCTCTTAAGACCAGGTGACCGTATCGACGTCCCGGCCAACACGAGGCATTCGAAGACTGTGCACGGTGGCACTGCCTGCATCAGTATCATCGCCAAGCGCACATTCTAA
- a CDS encoding radical SAM protein yields MSSVGQANRNPLPTTPTVHLVHLPQWSVEQPPLGIAYLSGYLKSKGIGNLQVDFSVQLFAELPEKQKALMLGANCLNWIREKDYQSIIRPIIEPWIEKWARELAASPCEVIGFTVLTTSKFCTLDVIRRIKQLAPDKFIVAGGPHATRYEGGPELIGYPDVDVVVPGEGEEVFFEVITAYQEFQPFDSIKGLLIKKYGKVIDTGERPLISTISDLPFPEFSGFDLKHYEPLTLPILGSRGCIYKCAFCSETVLWRRFRFRTGENIFQEFKKHREELGVRNYYIVDSLINGNIKELEKLCDLIIEHKLDVSWSGKASIRRQMVRPLLDKMRAAGCHGLDYGLESGSEQIVRDMNKGFDLPTARQVLKDTHQSGIQVGVFLLVGFPTETENHFNESLDFLTEMSPYIDRMTPGFGMGIQAGSDVELHQEKYGITWKDGDWYSEFTTPQIREERLQRLKHFCSTLDVNVS; encoded by the coding sequence ATGAGTTCAGTTGGCCAAGCGAATCGGAATCCTCTGCCCACTACCCCTACTGTCCATTTGGTTCATCTACCTCAATGGAGCGTCGAACAACCTCCTCTTGGAATCGCCTATTTGTCCGGATATTTAAAATCTAAAGGAATCGGAAATCTTCAAGTCGACTTCAGCGTTCAGCTTTTCGCCGAGCTACCCGAAAAACAGAAGGCCCTCATGCTGGGAGCGAATTGCCTCAATTGGATTCGCGAGAAAGATTATCAAAGTATTATTCGGCCAATCATTGAGCCGTGGATTGAAAAGTGGGCACGAGAACTTGCAGCATCTCCGTGTGAGGTGATCGGGTTCACGGTACTCACAACGTCGAAGTTTTGCACCCTGGACGTGATTCGTCGAATTAAGCAACTCGCTCCTGATAAATTTATTGTCGCGGGAGGACCACACGCTACTCGCTATGAGGGAGGGCCAGAGTTGATCGGTTATCCAGATGTGGATGTGGTCGTCCCGGGCGAAGGAGAAGAAGTATTTTTTGAAGTAATTACGGCGTACCAAGAATTCCAACCCTTCGATTCCATTAAAGGGTTGCTCATAAAAAAGTATGGAAAGGTTATCGATACTGGCGAGCGTCCGCTGATCAGCACGATCAGTGACTTACCCTTTCCCGAATTCTCGGGTTTCGACCTTAAACACTATGAGCCGCTTACACTCCCCATCCTAGGTAGCCGAGGTTGCATTTATAAATGCGCTTTTTGTTCTGAAACCGTGCTCTGGCGTCGCTTCCGGTTCAGAACCGGCGAAAATATCTTTCAGGAATTTAAAAAGCATCGGGAGGAACTCGGCGTTCGCAACTACTACATCGTCGATTCGCTCATTAACGGTAATATTAAAGAACTCGAGAAGCTCTGTGATCTCATAATCGAGCACAAGTTAGATGTTTCGTGGAGTGGCAAAGCCTCGATTCGTCGCCAAATGGTTCGCCCACTTCTCGACAAAATGAGGGCTGCCGGCTGCCACGGATTGGACTACGGCCTTGAAAGCGGCTCAGAACAAATCGTCAGGGACATGAACAAGGGATTTGATCTTCCAACTGCAAGACAGGTCCTTAAGGATACTCACCAATCGGGGATTCAGGTTGGCGTATTTCTTTTAGTCGGCTTTCCTACAGAAACAGAAAATCACTTTAACGAATCATTGGATTTCTTAACGGAGATGTCCCCGTACATTGATCGGATGACACCGGGATTTGGCATGGGAATTCAGGCAGGATCGGACGTCGAGTTGCACCAAGAAAAATACGGCATCACCTGGAAAGATGGCGATTGGTATTCGGAATTCACTACTCCACAGATTCGAGAAGAGCGCCTTCAACGGTTAAAACACTTCTGTTCAACTTTAGATGTTAACGTGAGTTAG
- a CDS encoding radical SAM protein: protein MNCTYCWDFDQRERMGELATDEIKKILLSAKLLGVRSFNPFGGEPFLRKDAVEIIQYAFELGFKRVTVTTNGTLLAEEKIKELVQSVPPGAELCVLVSLDGSHPAENDFIRSPGSFLKTIRTIEHFDLYRKQLGKFVSLVMNTVVSRNNFRSMVDQVALNKRLGGDCVHFITPIANGGLVGDGMADRQLFILPEDFDELDRQIDRIIHVAKTTDGVLNNPSSLQNFKEFYRRQYRQHEQIIISAQIAKKNEVPVRLQMP from the coding sequence TTGAATTGCACATATTGTTGGGACTTCGACCAACGCGAACGCATGGGTGAACTAGCGACCGATGAAATTAAAAAGATCCTACTAAGTGCCAAGCTATTGGGCGTTCGCTCATTTAATCCTTTCGGTGGGGAGCCTTTTTTAAGAAAAGATGCAGTTGAGATCATTCAATATGCGTTTGAACTTGGATTCAAGCGAGTCACGGTTACGACCAATGGTACGTTGCTAGCGGAGGAGAAAATAAAGGAACTCGTTCAGTCTGTTCCTCCAGGAGCAGAATTGTGCGTCCTTGTCTCGTTAGACGGCTCTCATCCAGCAGAGAATGACTTCATACGAAGTCCTGGATCGTTTTTAAAAACTATCCGTACGATTGAGCACTTTGACCTATATCGTAAGCAGCTGGGCAAATTTGTATCGCTCGTTATGAATACGGTGGTGTCGCGAAATAACTTTCGATCAATGGTCGACCAGGTAGCTTTGAATAAGCGTCTAGGGGGCGACTGTGTGCATTTCATTACTCCGATTGCAAATGGCGGTTTGGTCGGTGATGGGATGGCAGATCGACAGTTGTTTATTTTGCCCGAGGACTTCGATGAACTGGATCGCCAAATAGACAGAATTATTCACGTTGCGAAAACGACTGACGGTGTTTTGAATAATCCTTCAAGTCTTCAGAACTTCAAAGAATTTTATCGGAGGCAATATCGTCAACATGAACAGATTATCATTTCCGCACAAATTGCGAAAAAAAATGAGGTTCCTGTTCGGCTCCAAATGCCTTAA
- a CDS encoding alginate export family protein yields MKRLVLLAGALVVSTAAQAQDSEFKHNGEFRVRYYNDMTPSGDKNLPLNKSDVEGRATIGLTMRKGENVQAHVSLIHGTIFGADKAASTAPGSAGYTTATANNLMLVNQAYGWWKAADGLTFKVGRQHVAVADGAVFSTDSWLLIPHTHEGLTVGYDTDFASFGLILVKDADQLTGTGNPESDPERNNTILSVDLKNMPEAVKTANVHIVQSKGSETTGTARGILDIMHIGATVGGDVSNIMYKVTAAIQSGALSKTAAAETKLDTNMFDVMVGYSMPETMGLKVSAAYHMDSGDDNAGDDKSQTYQPLYYDSHKYAGLMDILGWGNLTYWNINASVAPAEDLEVGLGLYGFTKSKENGTANQTSRPGGTTAGAPANKADLGMELDVYATKKYAGGFQIDAHLGAFMPGAAFKDATPKIEATIMQVGLMGTMTF; encoded by the coding sequence ATGAAGCGTTTGGTTCTTCTCGCTGGTGCCCTAGTAGTGTCGACAGCTGCACAAGCTCAAGACAGCGAATTTAAGCACAACGGCGAGTTTCGTGTCCGTTATTACAATGATATGACCCCATCGGGTGATAAAAATCTCCCGCTGAACAAGTCAGACGTCGAAGGACGTGCGACGATCGGTCTAACAATGCGCAAAGGTGAGAACGTTCAAGCTCACGTGAGCCTCATCCATGGAACAATCTTCGGTGCTGATAAAGCAGCGTCGACGGCTCCAGGCTCTGCAGGTTACACAACTGCGACAGCTAACAACCTTATGCTTGTTAACCAAGCGTACGGCTGGTGGAAAGCGGCTGATGGCCTGACCTTTAAAGTCGGTCGTCAACACGTTGCAGTTGCTGACGGAGCTGTCTTCTCGACTGACTCTTGGCTGTTGATTCCGCACACGCATGAAGGTTTGACTGTCGGTTACGACACAGACTTCGCGTCGTTCGGTCTCATCTTGGTAAAAGATGCCGATCAGTTGACTGGTACTGGAAATCCGGAATCGGATCCAGAGCGCAACAACACGATCTTGTCGGTTGACCTCAAGAATATGCCAGAAGCAGTGAAAACTGCGAACGTGCATATCGTCCAATCGAAAGGTTCGGAGACAACAGGTACAGCTCGCGGCATCCTCGACATCATGCACATCGGTGCAACTGTTGGCGGCGATGTTTCGAACATCATGTACAAAGTAACTGCTGCTATCCAGTCTGGCGCGCTCAGCAAAACAGCTGCAGCTGAAACCAAACTCGATACCAACATGTTCGATGTCATGGTTGGTTATTCAATGCCTGAAACTATGGGTCTGAAGGTCTCTGCGGCCTACCACATGGATTCTGGTGACGATAATGCTGGTGACGATAAGTCCCAAACTTATCAGCCTTTATACTACGACAGCCACAAGTACGCTGGTTTGATGGACATCCTTGGTTGGGGTAACCTGACTTACTGGAACATCAACGCGTCTGTTGCACCTGCAGAGGACCTCGAAGTAGGTCTCGGTCTCTATGGCTTCACAAAGTCAAAAGAGAACGGAACAGCTAACCAGACTTCACGACCAGGCGGAACTACGGCTGGTGCGCCAGCTAACAAGGCTGACCTCGGTATGGAACTCGACGTTTACGCTACTAAAAAGTACGCTGGCGGCTTCCAAATCGACGCTCACCTTGGCGCATTCATGCCAGGTGCTGCATTCAAAGATGCGACGCCAAAGATCGAGGCGACTATCATGCAAGTTGGCCTGATGGGCACAATGACGTTCTAA
- the rpsR gene encoding 30S ribosomal protein S18 yields MKKMVRSKYRPEFSGDYFFDYKDALTLGRFISEGGKITPARISKLSLSQQKQVASAVKKARSLGLLPQGNESYDFFERPEAISPKPFQI; encoded by the coding sequence ATGAAAAAGATGGTTCGCTCTAAATATCGCCCCGAATTCTCTGGCGACTATTTCTTTGATTACAAAGATGCATTGACGTTAGGTCGCTTTATTTCCGAGGGCGGCAAAATTACGCCAGCACGCATCAGCAAGCTCTCTCTTAGCCAGCAGAAGCAAGTTGCCTCGGCCGTGAAAAAAGCGCGAAGCCTCGGCCTCCTCCCGCAAGGGAACGAGTCGTATGACTTCTTTGAGCGCCCAGAAGCTATCTCTCCGAAGCCGTTCCAGATCTAA
- the rpmB gene encoding 50S ribosomal protein L28 has translation MMAICELTGKRPVVKNLVSHSNIKTKKTVQPNVQKKRLFSQALGDLVTLRVATSAIRDLEHVGGLDRFILRQDDKKLSSRAMDVKRRIVRKLNRKSTAAKAAKPAAGKA, from the coding sequence ATCATGGCAATCTGCGAACTGACAGGCAAGCGCCCAGTAGTTAAGAACCTGGTCAGCCATTCGAATATTAAGACCAAGAAAACTGTGCAGCCAAATGTACAGAAGAAACGTCTCTTTAGCCAAGCTCTCGGAGACCTGGTTACGTTGCGTGTTGCAACCAGCGCGATTCGCGATCTGGAGCATGTAGGCGGATTGGACCGTTTCATTCTTCGTCAAGACGACAAAAAGCTCTCTTCTCGTGCGATGGACGTTAAGCGTCGTATTGTCCGAAAGTTGAACCGGAAATCGACTGCAGCAAAAGCGGCTAAACCTGCAGCTGGAAAGGCTTAA
- a CDS encoding KOW motif-containing protein, whose protein sequence is MKLKVSKGSTVEVITGSEKGKRGVVLEVDPTKMRVRVQGVKILTKHSKKDGVVKNEGMIDYSNVKLVEAAKKEKGAKKAKSKSKSA, encoded by the coding sequence ATGAAATTGAAAGTATCTAAAGGTTCAACAGTAGAAGTCATTACTGGTTCCGAAAAAGGAAAACGTGGCGTTGTCCTTGAAGTTGATCCAACAAAAATGCGTGTTCGAGTTCAGGGCGTCAAGATCCTAACTAAGCACTCTAAAAAAGATGGCGTCGTGAAAAACGAAGGCATGATCGACTACTCAAATGTAAAGTTGGTTGAAGCTGCCAAAAAAGAAAAAGGCGCAAAAAAAGCAAAGTCGAAATCTAAGTCGGCATAA
- a CDS encoding carbon-nitrogen hydrolase family protein: protein MNAEVRNFEKLNVAIVQLTSANSVKSNEETVRQALIEIAKRGGTKLVVLPENVWFLRLVDGEPLPDFSDATEFHQEIQNWVEKNDCAVVFGAVPVTRALSGENKPYAATAVFEPGKPWHVPYTKMHLFDVDVAGHKPVRESDHLAGGIKPMVWSYRDWKFGCAICYDVRFAELFSVYAKQAVDAMFLPSAFLVPTGRQHWEILVRARAIESQAYLLAPAQSGDHVDQSGRGGSVRKTYGRSMVIDPWGRIIGAAQVERSGTEILYAELSRDEISKVRMQIPMKDHRRL from the coding sequence GTGAATGCCGAAGTTCGAAATTTTGAAAAACTGAATGTAGCGATCGTACAACTGACGTCCGCCAATAGTGTGAAGTCGAACGAAGAAACAGTTCGGCAGGCATTGATTGAAATCGCCAAACGCGGCGGAACTAAGCTAGTTGTCTTGCCGGAAAATGTTTGGTTTCTGAGACTTGTAGACGGTGAACCGCTACCGGACTTTTCCGATGCCACCGAGTTCCATCAAGAAATCCAAAATTGGGTTGAAAAAAATGATTGCGCTGTGGTTTTTGGCGCGGTCCCTGTTACCCGAGCGCTATCTGGTGAAAATAAACCCTATGCGGCGACAGCAGTATTTGAGCCGGGCAAGCCGTGGCACGTGCCGTATACGAAAATGCACCTCTTTGACGTCGATGTCGCTGGCCACAAGCCCGTTCGAGAATCCGACCATTTAGCCGGCGGAATAAAGCCGATGGTTTGGAGCTATCGTGACTGGAAGTTTGGCTGTGCGATTTGTTACGACGTTCGTTTTGCCGAGCTGTTTTCAGTTTATGCAAAACAGGCCGTCGATGCGATGTTTTTACCATCGGCGTTTTTGGTTCCCACTGGCAGACAGCACTGGGAGATCTTAGTTCGTGCACGGGCGATAGAATCGCAGGCTTATTTGCTGGCGCCAGCGCAATCCGGAGATCATGTTGACCAGTCTGGTCGAGGTGGCAGTGTTCGAAAGACCTACGGACGATCTATGGTGATTGATCCGTGGGGGCGCATCATTGGTGCGGCACAAGTTGAGCGATCTGGAACAGAAATCTTGTATGCGGAACTCAGTCGGGATGAAATTAGCAAGGTGCGGATGCAGATTCCAATGAAGGATCATCGGCGCCTTTGA
- a CDS encoding electron transfer flavoprotein-ubiquinone oxidoreductase, producing the protein MNSVQREEMEVDVLIVGGGAAGLSAALQLRSLMAKHDEEVAAGKRQGRPLSDLMVAVIDKAAEIGAHAVSGAVLNPIALHELVPDFREKGCPIECVVDHDEVHYLTRSMNVKAPITPPPFKNEGNFLVSLSKFNRWLGTQAEAAGVNIFSGFAAVEALYDESGKVVGVRTGDKGVDKNGQPKPNFEPGLLLKAKITIFAEGTRGSLFKQVAKKLNLFEGKNPDAYEEGVKEVIQCPPGTVKAGQVIHTLGFPLEKTIGGTFIYALPNDQIVLGLVGYLDTHDPLFDPHRELQRLKTHPFIMNMIKGGKVIAYAGKTLPAGGWYSMPKLYHDGMMVCGDTAMMVDVKKLKGIHLAMKSGMLAADTALEALVAEDYSCEKLKSYSDRIEASFVKTELWATRNFHQTLSMGLVKSAPLLALQEITGGRGLIDEMGSHADWTTTESLVEMWGARGWEHADTQLPKPDGVLFFDKLSSVYLTGTMHDEDSPNHLLVANTGFCRDVCYEKFRSPCNHFCPASVYEMVPEESANGGLTGKQRLQVNYTNCIHCKTCDIKCPADNITWTVPEGGGGPNYKET; encoded by the coding sequence ATGAATTCAGTTCAGCGAGAAGAAATGGAAGTGGATGTTTTGATTGTTGGCGGCGGGGCGGCCGGACTTTCGGCAGCACTTCAATTGAGAAGTCTGATGGCCAAGCATGATGAAGAAGTAGCTGCGGGAAAGCGGCAGGGCCGACCTCTCAGTGACCTTATGGTGGCCGTGATCGACAAAGCCGCAGAGATTGGTGCTCATGCTGTTTCTGGTGCCGTGTTAAATCCAATCGCTTTGCACGAACTGGTTCCAGATTTTCGCGAGAAGGGCTGCCCGATTGAATGTGTCGTCGATCACGATGAAGTTCATTATTTGACTCGATCGATGAACGTCAAAGCTCCAATCACTCCACCGCCATTCAAAAACGAAGGAAATTTCCTAGTTTCACTCTCAAAGTTTAATCGTTGGCTTGGAACTCAGGCCGAAGCAGCTGGGGTAAATATTTTCTCTGGTTTTGCTGCGGTCGAAGCGCTTTACGATGAGAGCGGAAAAGTCGTTGGCGTGCGAACTGGGGACAAGGGGGTTGATAAAAATGGTCAACCGAAACCGAACTTTGAACCTGGTCTCCTGCTGAAGGCCAAAATCACGATTTTTGCCGAAGGCACTCGCGGCTCGCTCTTCAAGCAAGTAGCGAAGAAGCTGAATTTGTTTGAAGGGAAAAATCCAGATGCGTATGAAGAGGGCGTGAAAGAGGTCATTCAATGTCCTCCCGGAACGGTAAAGGCAGGCCAGGTCATCCACACCCTTGGTTTTCCGTTAGAAAAAACTATTGGTGGAACGTTTATTTATGCTCTTCCTAACGATCAAATCGTATTGGGCTTGGTTGGCTATTTAGATACCCATGATCCTCTGTTTGACCCACATCGCGAGCTTCAGCGTTTAAAAACTCACCCTTTCATTATGAATATGATCAAAGGTGGAAAAGTCATCGCATACGCAGGGAAGACCTTGCCTGCTGGCGGCTGGTACTCGATGCCGAAGCTTTATCACGATGGAATGATGGTTTGCGGCGACACCGCGATGATGGTCGACGTAAAGAAATTGAAAGGCATTCACCTGGCGATGAAGTCTGGAATGCTGGCGGCAGACACGGCTTTGGAGGCTTTGGTCGCCGAGGACTATTCGTGCGAAAAACTGAAATCTTATTCGGATCGAATTGAGGCGAGCTTCGTAAAGACCGAGCTTTGGGCGACTCGCAATTTCCATCAAACTCTTTCGATGGGATTGGTGAAATCCGCTCCGCTTTTAGCTTTACAGGAAATTACGGGTGGGCGGGGTCTAATCGACGAAATGGGATCCCATGCAGATTGGACCACGACCGAGTCTTTGGTTGAAATGTGGGGAGCTCGTGGCTGGGAGCACGCGGACACGCAGCTGCCAAAACCCGATGGCGTCTTATTCTTCGACAAGCTCTCAAGCGTCTATTTGACGGGTACAATGCATGACGAGGATTCTCCCAATCACTTGCTTGTGGCCAACACGGGTTTTTGTCGCGACGTGTGCTATGAAAAGTTTCGCTCTCCCTGCAATCACTTTTGTCCAGCCAGTGTCTACGAGATGGTACCGGAGGAGTCGGCTAACGGCGGGCTGACAGGTAAGCAACGTTTGCAAGTGAACTATACCAACTGCATTCATTGCAAAACTTGTGATATCAAGTGTCCTGCCGATAATATCACGTGGACAGTGCCCGAAGGCGGCGGCGGTCCGAACTACAAGGAAACTTAA
- a CDS encoding RNA methyltransferase, which produces MATFFALTSRGLVDVLRDELAELGARKLDKEPGGVYFDSNWATVYRANLRLRTATRVVRPILHFPAYKNEELYSNIRKFDFTSLIDAEGTIAVEASVRDSAFKDQRFVAMKVKDAIVDQFREKTGVRPSVDTDNPDLVVVVRAFKNHFSVSLDTSGDPLFKRGYRTGTGEAPLKEHVAAGLLRLAEWDGETPIVDPMCGSGTILIEAALQARKVAPGTLRRKFGFMGWKGFDQAVFQQELEATLALEEEAAAKLEATLDRVYPNPLPVVAGGTQEEKKRPLFFGYDVDSKVIKIAQANAREAGVDDLISFRRHPMETLEAPVEKGIIITNPPYGTRLGNTESLKDTYRDLAFTMKSRFKGWTAYVLSGDPELSASMKLKATRKSLVYNGPIECRLLKYEMF; this is translated from the coding sequence ATGGCTACCTTCTTTGCGCTGACTTCTAGAGGCCTCGTCGATGTGTTGCGAGACGAGCTTGCAGAACTGGGAGCAAGGAAGTTGGACAAAGAGCCTGGCGGAGTTTATTTCGACTCCAATTGGGCCACCGTTTATCGCGCTAATTTACGATTGAGAACTGCGACGAGAGTTGTGCGGCCAATTTTACATTTTCCGGCGTATAAAAATGAAGAACTCTACAGCAACATTCGCAAATTTGATTTCACATCTTTAATCGATGCCGAGGGCACAATCGCCGTCGAAGCCAGCGTGCGCGATTCGGCTTTTAAAGACCAGCGGTTTGTTGCGATGAAAGTTAAGGACGCGATCGTCGACCAGTTTCGAGAGAAGACCGGTGTACGTCCTTCCGTCGACACCGATAACCCGGATCTGGTTGTGGTAGTGCGCGCGTTCAAGAACCACTTTTCTGTGAGCCTCGATACGTCGGGTGATCCGCTGTTCAAACGTGGCTATCGAACAGGGACTGGCGAGGCACCGCTAAAAGAACATGTGGCTGCTGGGCTTCTTCGGTTGGCGGAATGGGACGGCGAAACACCCATTGTCGATCCGATGTGTGGATCTGGAACAATTCTGATTGAGGCCGCACTTCAGGCCCGAAAAGTGGCGCCAGGGACTTTGCGCCGAAAGTTTGGCTTTATGGGCTGGAAAGGCTTTGATCAGGCTGTCTTTCAACAAGAGCTTGAAGCGACACTGGCTTTAGAAGAAGAGGCAGCGGCGAAGTTGGAAGCGACTTTAGACCGAGTTTATCCAAATCCGCTGCCGGTAGTCGCGGGCGGAACACAGGAAGAAAAAAAGCGCCCGCTGTTTTTTGGCTACGACGTAGATTCCAAGGTGATTAAAATTGCCCAGGCCAACGCGCGTGAAGCAGGTGTCGATGACCTGATTAGCTTCCGCAGACATCCGATGGAAACTTTGGAGGCGCCCGTTGAAAAGGGAATCATCATCACAAACCCCCCTTACGGGACGCGTCTTGGGAATACCGAGTCCCTAAAAGACACCTATCGTGATCTCGCGTTTACTATGAAGAGTCGCTTCAAAGGATGGACAGCTTATGTCCTATCCGGCGATCCAGAGCTTTCGGCCTCAATGAAACTGAAAGCAACTAGAAAGTCGCTTGTATACAACGGCCCCATCGAGTGCCGTCTTTTGAAATACGAGATGTTTTAG